A genomic region of Candidatus Zixiibacteriota bacterium contains the following coding sequences:
- a CDS encoding protein arginine kinase, translating into MFDDLVKKPAAWLSGEGENSEIVLSSRVRLARNISTISFPSVARSDEREKVISYVQGALQKNSRFGSGQFYSSSELSPLDKDFLIERHLVSPEFMKDGGSKALYIGEEEKISLMINEEDHLRIQALKSGLEIKSAFELADKVDNELSSSLEFDFDPDFGYLTSCPTNVGTGMRASVLIHLPGLVLTKEIENVISQVTKLGLTVRGFYGEGSDVLGNLFQISNQTTLGKSEEDLIESLEKVTLQIIEYENNARSTLFRDAREQIEDKIWRAYGILQNARVITSTEVTNLLSAIRLGLGMGTISEVSLSTINQILLISFPAHLQKYFNREMDPNQRDIQRAELIREKLKGTT; encoded by the coding sequence ATGTTCGACGATTTGGTAAAAAAACCTGCAGCTTGGCTAAGCGGTGAAGGAGAAAATTCGGAGATAGTTTTGTCCAGCCGGGTAAGATTAGCCCGCAATATCTCTACAATTTCTTTTCCCTCAGTTGCCCGGTCAGATGAAAGGGAGAAGGTCATCTCTTATGTTCAGGGTGCCTTACAAAAGAACTCCAGGTTTGGGTCCGGACAATTCTATTCCTCTTCTGAGCTTTCTCCTTTAGATAAAGATTTTCTCATAGAAAGACATTTGGTAAGCCCGGAGTTTATGAAGGACGGAGGTTCCAAAGCCCTGTATATCGGTGAAGAAGAAAAGATCAGCCTGATGATAAACGAGGAGGACCACCTCCGGATTCAAGCCCTCAAGTCCGGGCTGGAGATAAAAAGCGCATTTGAGCTGGCAGATAAGGTTGACAACGAATTATCCAGTTCTCTGGAATTCGATTTCGACCCTGATTTTGGCTATTTAACTTCTTGTCCGACCAACGTAGGAACCGGGATGAGAGCTTCGGTCTTAATCCATCTTCCAGGACTGGTTTTGACCAAGGAGATAGAAAACGTCATCTCCCAGGTGACCAAATTAGGTTTAACTGTAAGGGGGTTTTATGGAGAAGGATCAGACGTTTTAGGTAACCTGTTTCAGATCTCCAACCAGACGACTTTAGGAAAATCTGAAGAGGATTTAATCGAAAGCCTGGAGAAAGTCACTTTACAGATCATTGAATATGAAAACAATGCCCGAAGTACCTTGTTCCGGGATGCCAGAGAGCAGATCGAAGATAAGATCTGGAGGGCTTATGGTATTTTACAGAATGCCCGGGTGATAACCTCAACCGAGGTGACCAATCTTTTATCTGCCATAAGACTGGGGTTGGGGATGGGAACCATTTCTGAAGTTTCTTTAAGCACCATAAATCAGATTCTGCTCATCTCTTTTCCAGCTCACCTGCAGAAGTATTTTAACCGGGAAATGGATCCAAACCAGAGGGACATTCAACGGGCAGAGCTGATCAGAGAAAAATTAAAGGGAACGACTTGA